The genomic DNA TATCTTGTCAGTTAAATCGATCTATACACACAAAAGGTAATGGATGTATGATAGGTCAAGGTAAATGCTAAGTAATGTAGTTATAGATATGGTGATGTTGTAGGAGTGAGTGCATATATAGAGGTGGGTGTGATAAGATAGAAGGCATGTGAGGTTGATGTTCACATGCATCAAAGTTAGGATCAGAGTGAGAAagtaaaataatagaaaatgatGATCTATGATtaaccaaaatttgaaataagatgAAAGAGACAGCTTATCTTCCTTTAGACACTAAATTCAATAATTTCTTTTAGCTTATGAATAAAGGAAACTAATTgacctttttcttttcaaccaaCAAAACTGgccttttcttgttttcatgtCAATACGCTTTCAAGCTTTTTTCAACTTTACACAATTATTATACGTATGCCTCTTTATGGAATACAAATTTTACTAATCCTCCAATATGAGAGAATCAGACACATATGAATTCGAAATTTAAACATGAGcgtataatttaatttctttttttttgtttgttaatattttatatttgaaatgCTGGTTTTATGACAAGAAAACTTAATAGAAACGAGGCTTTGTATGTATATTTGTGAacgaaaccttttttttctcgGTTCTACGTAGAGAGTGTGGTTAAAAGAGTCATCTCTGGATCTTAAAGCAAAATGTGTTCTCAAAAGGCGAGAAACATGTGATTGGTATTAGAGAGACTAACCATTTTTTACGAAAATCTTACTATTATAATAAAGCAATCTTACATAAAGTATAGTTGTTGCATCGGATCCTTCAACATTAATTATAAACCCGAATGTTCGCAAACGAGAACATTATTTACATTAACAAAATTCATATTTACACGTACATAGTATTACTAGTACTATTATATATAGCAAACTAAGCCACCAAAGCcattaaaatctctctctctttctcactttctctcatcaaaattatatattttcttctcctttttatgCTTTAAGTTTGAGCTACGTTTCTTCTCAAATATGGGTTCCTCGGACGCCGGAATTTATCTCTCCGATCAAAATAATCTCTGCGAGACGGAGCTAGGGTTCCTCCGTGAACCCTCATTAGGTTTTTCAGACCTGAGCGTTCACACAACATCATCACCACAACACGAGTTCCACACTATTTCTCCTATATATCAAGAATTACAAGATCAAGATCTTGAAACTAAATCGAAAGAAGCAAGTAATTGCTCACACAAAGGAGAAAACTtcaagaacgaagaagaagaagaagattattgtAATACTCCGACTCGTCTCGACCAGATTTTACCGTCGATTCCAAACATTTGTCCACCGGCGCCGAGGAAACCTAAAAGAGCACCGTCGAGAAGCCTTAAGGTCAGGAATTCTTATAAAAGCAAGAGAATGATCATTCTAAATGTTTCTAGAGAGATTGATTGTCTCTTCAATCCAGCTTCTCTAtgtaataaaattaagaaagcTAGACATATCTGATCGATGTTTTCATATGTATGTATAACGTAGCTACCTAATAACCAAATTGTGTAATACACTACGAGTTACATAATATTGAGATACCTATAAACTTTTTATCTTAcctatgttatttttttattttttttttttaatttttttattttttttttttgacaagtcacaaagcttttgatttttggttaatAGTGTATGCTACGCTTTTTGcatgcttttttcttttctcttgggATATTTTTTATACATTGGAAATAATCGGTATGTATGCACGACGATTAATAGATTGTAGAGTACATTAATTAAACATTGGAAATTGGAAAAGCAGAGTTGGTAAAAATCCTTAAGATACGTAAATGTGGTAATTTTAAAACATACCGATTGTTTCCAatgtataagttttttttaaaatgatttaaatgCTTGATCACTgacgacaaaaagaaaagaaaaattgctTGGTCACTGAAATCAAGGTGAATGTGTTACCCTATTTGGCCGACTGGTCCAGCTCATATCAAGTTCGAGATTGTGctcattttaattgttaatttaaaTGAACAAATTTGGATACGGAAAGTACTGTAAGGCAAGAACCAGTATATATTGTCTAAGTTGGCccataaaatttaaagtatCAAGGGTCAAGTGTGTGAGTAAATACACATATGGCTCTATCCAAGTGGGCTTAAaaagaaatcgaaatcgaaGTCCAAGTTCTAATGTTTTATCTTCTGCCACAAGTAGAGAAGAATGTTTTGTCCTCGCATGGAATGACGATTTAGGGAAATCCTGCGTCTTCTCGTCATGACACAAACCATCAATTTAGCATCCACATATTAGTCAAAGCCATTGATCATGTTTAAAGTCTAGTCTCACGAAATAGACAACAATTTCTATACCACATGCCCTCTAAAGGAGATTATTGGCTtccaagaattttttttagcgGAAAATTATGAACCGCTTTAACATAAAAATGCAAATGGAATGGACCGATTGAGTTATAAAAtacgccctatgactaagttttGAAGCTTAGATGACAAAGATGTATTTTGTAATTAAACTCTATCGGACCCGTTTATAGGTTATAATAATAAACCTTTGTAATGAAAGAATCGCGAACAACAATTTTGGGAGCCCCAAAAACGGGGTTTGAGTAACATTAAAAGACTCCAAGTGGTGTAATCCACTCATGTCAATGGAGGTATGGATTGTGAAgtcatatgtcatgttttttagtctgtgttgtaacttgtaagatgGGTTGTGTTTGCtccatttgttttttataatataaagaaattCTTTGGTCCGGCTTTCACTTACCAAGTCTTCCACCCCCTcaatatatcataaataaatcGGCCAAATGTCTCGAGATTTAGATAATCATATATAgcaacataaaaataaatgcaTTGTTAACTGACTTGAGcagataaaaatattttcttaatattattactccctccgtttcaaaatataatttgttttagagaaattttttgtttcataatataaaatgttttcaagtttctatgcaacttttagattagtttagtgttttatattatgcaatattgtttttgattggttgaacttgttaaaagtatagacttcttaatctgcgtgttttagttaaaacatcctatattttaaaacggaaaaagtattattttggtttgatatcaaaaaaattagcCAAAGGTGTTAAACCAATCCCAACCgatatcaaacacaataaatcatctgtttaataaaagaaataattatgAGTGATGATATAATGTTAGATTCTACTAgtatgaatgatatatatatatatatatatataaaaaaaaaacaatttgtaacAAGCTGAAAAAACTGTCCAAAGAAACACAAAGTAAAcaatagtaaaaaaagaaacttatatGCGAATTGCTAACCCtttctatatactttttttaagataaatttCGCTTTCGTGCCTTCTATATATGAGAATAATCTAGCCTGTTGAATAAATGCATTGAAAAGgcaaaatatcatcaattattttttatccaaaaaataattaaaaaatcagttatatatttatatttaaaatgacgacatagtatatttatttgggtttttctttaaaaaaaagtatattcatttggatttgtttaaaaaaaaagagtatattcatttagatttttctttaaaataggTATATTTATTTGGGTGGGAATAAAAACCACTTGAATTGGTAAAATAAGCCGTTGACTCAAGAAAAGAATAGAATTTACAACGAAACACAATGATTATGAATTTAGGAATGCTATTTTGATGATTTGGAGCAAATCATGTTAATACTAATAGGTATGATATACTGACGCCCAAACTATGCCTTTTTAAGGGTAAAAAAAactgtcaaaaagaaaaagaaaaagttcatTTGGTACGTAAGTAAGTTGAAACCAACGTCATTGGTGGTAGAAGATAACATTAAAAGTTTCCTTAACTCACAGAGTCATATATATGTTGAGTCATTTGgtttccatttaaaaaaatcattgatcTATTTGAAACTAAGGTATTAGAAATATTGTCAAGACAACTCACAGATTACGATCAATTCAAAATATTCATATCTCctccctctgtctctctctctacataGACAatggaaaatgtttttttttttaagtgagacaaagagatattattaacaaaaagtaggaaacaaacaaaaaaaacctttggaTTTGTTTTCTGATAATTTCTTAAACCTTTGGATTTgtttgcaaaaaagaaaaaaaaaacgctttgaattcttcttctcttaataAATCTCCCAACAGCTTCAATCCAATATCCCAAAACCTCTTATAAATATTCTGCGAATCCTACCAACCAAACaaacgacaaaaaaacaaaatcctattcttatttttttaccaCTCAAATCAATCATTTCcatataataagaataatagaaaccaaataaaagaataatgGTTTCCTCAGATTCTATATCTGCCTCTCTTGCACCGTACTTACTCTCAGTATTTCTTCTATACCTTCTCCTCGAGCAACTCTCTTACCTTGTCAAGAAACGTAACCTCCCTGGCCCTCTCTTCGTCACTCCCATCATTGGAAACGTCGTTGCACTCCTCCGTGACCCTACTTCCTTCTGGTACAAGCAATCTGTGATGGCGGACACTCCTGTTGGCCTTTCCGCCAACTACCTCATTGGAAAATTCATCATCTACATCAAAGACGCAGAGCTTTCCAATAAAATCTTCTCCAACATTCGTCCCAATGCGTTCCACCTTGTTGGACATCCGTTTGGCAAGAAGCTTTTTGGTGATTATAGCCTTATCTACATGTTCGGTGAGGATCACAAATCTGTTCGCCGTCATCTAGCTCCTAACTTCACCCCCAAGGCACTCTCTATCTATTCTACCCTCCAACAATTAGTTATCC from Camelina sativa cultivar DH55 chromosome 7, Cs, whole genome shotgun sequence includes the following:
- the LOC104700629 gene encoding uncharacterized protein LOC104700629, with protein sequence MGSSDAGIYLSDQNNLCETELGFLREPSLGFSDLSVHTTSSPQHEFHTISPIYQELQDQDLETKSKEASNCSHKGENFKNEEEEEDYCNTPTRLDQILPSIPNICPPAPRKPKRAPSRSLKVRNSYKSKRMIILNVSREIDCLFNPASLCNKIKKARHI